The following coding sequences lie in one Oncorhynchus nerka isolate Pitt River linkage group LG14, Oner_Uvic_2.0, whole genome shotgun sequence genomic window:
- the LOC115126885 gene encoding LOW QUALITY PROTEIN: inversin (The sequence of the model RefSeq protein was modified relative to this genomic sequence to represent the inferred CDS: deleted 1 base in 1 codon): MAADPSPPNTVPLGSQVHAAAVNGDRSVLLRLITVDPSLRDREDQFGRTPLMYCVLADRLDCAETLLKAGASVNKTDHSQRTALHLAAQKGNVRFLKLLLSRRADWLQKDLEEVTPLHLATRHPSPKPLALLLKHIGPGEVDTQDKNKQTALHWSAFYNRPEHVRLLIKHDSNIGIPDSEGKIPLHWAAHSQEHTAIHTVRCILEAAPTESLLNWQDYEGRTPLHFAVADGNEAVVEVLTSYEGCSVTAYDNLFRTPLHWAALLGHAKIVHLLLERNTSGTIPSDSHGATPLHYGAQSNYAETVGVFLSHPSVKDEPDLEGRTAFMWAAGKGSDDVIRTMLTLMPHIDINIADKYGGTALHAASLSGHVSTVRLLLERGVIVDSLDVMKHTPLFRACEMGHRHIILTLIKGSARVHLVDLDGHTALHWAALGGNAEVCQLLMENGISPNVQDQAGRTPLQCAAYGGYITCMAVLLMENNTHTHTDPNIQDKYTHRHTGLQGRTALHWSCPIVCVCRAGQLSTGPVLLCVSAGQDSSPLVLSYRVCLQGRTALHWSCPTVCFCRAGQLSTGPVLPCVSAGQDSSPLVLSYCVCLQGRTALHWSCPTVCVCRAGQLSTGPVLPCVSAGQDSSPLVLSYRVCLQGRTALHWTALHWSCNNGYLDAVKLLLNSNAFPNHMEHNEERYTPLDYTLLGEHSEVTQYMLEHGALSIAAIQDIAAASIQALYKGYTVRKAFTERKQLLMRHEQLRKDAAKKREEEQRRREARTEKQRMLLARAEQEQLSLAETMKELSVYEREAGGGANTASKAEQTNSKEETWKHRAHRSRPSRRGKEAQPAKGPDPVVTPHPSVTSDPMPPAQGSRVRERLSPAGCSRPPSPKHRPPTTPRTKRLTSANTHTPSNTHTPSKTHTTSNTHTPSNTHTPSKTHTPSNTHTPSNTHTPSNTHTPSKTHTTSNTHTPSNTHTPSHTHTPSNTDTSTRPTMDQEAPSTRERTPRSKRDTHTNTHNPRHRTRPATDHTTYSYKNHAKASTQSHRPSSKPREGDRDQAACTIQRAWRRFHVRGRLREAFGAGKRVEPPEVASLLIQLLWDRPAFPGHTPIRTKPEATVPPTKTAAKSSVLQSIYGGSVARRGRSLGGSQSQILLDLSLRTHSQLSSVECVHLCDAVGQARQYSYHLRPHSAGQGRGKH, translated from the exons ATG GCAGCTGACCCTTCACCTCCAAACACCGTCCCTCTGGGCTCCCAGGTACACGCAGCCGCCGTCAACGGAGACCGGAGTGTACTCCTCAGACTCATCACAG TGGATCCCTCCCTGCGTGACCGTGAGGACCAGTTTGGGCGTACCCCACTGATGTACTGTGTCCTGGCTGACCGTCTGGACTGTGCTGAGACACTGCTGAAGGCGGGAGCCTCTGTTAACAAGACTGACCATAGCCAACGTACTGCCCTGCACCTGGCAGCACAGAAG gGGAACGTGCGGTTTCTGAAGCTGCTCCTGTCGCGTCGTGCTGATTGGCTGCAGAAGGATCTAGAGGAGGTAACACCCCTCCACCTGGCGACCCGTCACCCCTCCCCCAAACCCCTGGCCTTGCTGCTCAAACACATAGGACCTGGAGAGGTGGATACACAGGACAAGAACAAG CAGACTGCGCTCCACTGGTCAGCGTTCTATAACAGGCCAGAGCACGTCAGACTGCTCatcaaacacgactccaacatcgGCATCCCAGACAGTGAGGGCAAGATCCCCCTACACTGGGCTGCACACAGCCAGGAGCACACCGCTATACACACCGTCCGCTGCatactg gagGCGGCTCCTACCGAGTCTCTGTTGAACTGGCAGGACTATGAGGGGCGCACGCCTTTGCACTTTGCGGTTGCCGACGGCAACGAGGCAGTGGTGGAGGTGCTGACATCGTATGAAGGCTGCAGCGTCACGGCGTACGACAACCTGTTCAGAACCCCGCTGCACTGGGCTGCACTGCTGG GACATGCCAAGATAGTGCACTTGTTGTTGGAGAGGAACACGTCAGGCACCATCCCCTCAGACAGCCATGGGGCCACACCTCTACACTATGGAGCTCAGAGCAACTACGCT gaGACGGTGGGTGTGTTTCTGTCCCACCCCTCTGTGAAAGACGAGCCAGATCTGGAGGGCCGAACAGCGTTCATGTGGGCTGCTGGCAAAGGAAGCGATGATGTCATACGCACCATGCTGACACTCATGCCTCACATTGACATCAACATAGCCGACAAGTACGGAGGCACTG cgcTGCACGCGGCCTCTCTGTCAGGTCATGTGAGTACAGTGAGGTTGCTGTTGGAGAGAGGAGTCATAGTGGACAGTCTAGACGTGATGAAACACACGCCTCTGTTCAGAGCCTGTGAGATGGGACACCGCCACATCATCCTCACACTTATCAAAG GCTCTGCTCGTGTCCACCTGGTGGATCTAGATGGACACACTGCTCTGCACTGGGCGGCTCTGGGGGGGAACGCTGAAGTCTGCCAG TTGCTGATGGAGAATGGGATCAGTCCTAACGTCCAGGACCAGGCAGGCAGGACTCCTCTCCAGTGTGCTGCTTATGGAGGGTACATCACCTGTATGGCTGTACTACTCATGGAGAAcaac acgcacacacacaccgaccctAATATacaggacaaatacacacacagacatacag GTCTGCAGGGCAGGACAGCTCTCCACTGGTCCTGTCCtattgtgtgtgtctgcagggcaGGACAGCTCTCCACTGGTCCTGTCCtattgtgtgtgtctgcagggcaGGACAGCTCTCCACTGGTCCTGTCCTACCGTGTGTGTCTGCAGGGCAGGACAGCTCTCCACTGGtcctgtcctactgtgtgtttctGCAGGGCAGGACAGCTCTCCACTGGTCCTGTCCTACCGTGTGTGTCTGCAGGGCAGGACAGCTCTCCACTGGTCCTGTCCtattgtgtgtgtctgcagggcaGGACAGCTCTCCACTGGTCCTGTCCTACCGTGTGTGTCTGCAGGGCAGGACAGCTCTCCACTGGTCCTGTCCTACCGTGTGTGTCTGCAGGGCAGGACAGCTCTCCACTGGTCCTGTCCTACCGTGTGTGTCTGCAGGGCAGGACAGCTCTCCACTG GACAGCTCTCCACTGGTCCTGTAACAATGGGTATCTGGATGCTGTGAAGCTGCTGCTGAACTCTAATGCCTTCCCCAACCACATGGAACACaacgaggagag gtacacCCCCCTGGACTACACCCTCCTAGGGGAACACAGTGAGGTGACTCAGTACATGTTGGAGCATGGAGCTCTGTCTATAGCGGCCATCCAGGACATCGCTGCTGCTTCCATCCAGGCCCTGTATAAAGGATACACCGTCCGCAAGGCCTTCACCGAGAGGAAACAACTACTGATGAGACACGAACAGCTACGCAAGGACGCAGCCAa GAAACGCGAGGAGGAGCAGCGGAGGCGGGAggccagaacagagaaacagaggatgTTATTGGCCCGCGCTGAGCAGGAGCAGCTGTCATTGGCTGAGACTATGAAGGAACTGTCAGTgtatgagagagaggcagggggcggGGCTAATACAGCCTCCAAAGCAGAACAGACCAATAGCAAAGAGGAGACATGGAAACatagag caCATAGAAGCAGACCCTccaggagagggaaggaggcgCAGCCAGCCAAAGGCCCTGACCCCGTGGTGACCCCTCACCCCTCAGTGACCTCTGACCCCATGCCCCCTGCCCAAGGGTCTAGGGTCAGGGAGCGTCTCTCTCCTGCAGGCTGCAGCCGACCCCCCAGCCCAAAACACAGACCCCCCACCACACCCAGGACCAAGAGACTAAcctctgcaaacacacacactccctccaacacacacactccttccaAAACACACACtacctccaacacacacactccttccaacacacacactccttccaagacacacactccctccaacacacacactccttccaacacacacactccctctaaCACACATACTCCTTCCAAAACACACACtacctccaacacacacactccttccaacacacacactccttcccacacacacactccatccaaCACAGACACGTCTACTCGCCCCACCATGGATCAAGAAGCCCCCAGCACCAGGGAACGCACCCCTAGAagcaagagagacacacacaccaacacacacaaccccaGACACAGAACACGCCCTGCCACAGACCATACCACCTACTCCTACAAGAACCACGCTAAAGCCTCCACACAGTCACACCGCCCCAGCAGCAAGCccagggagggggacagagaccaGGCTGCCTGCACTATCCAACGAGCCTGGAGGAG gttcCATGTGCGAGGCAGATTGAGGGAGGCTTTTGGTGCTGGGAAAAGAGTGGAGCCACCTGAGGTCGCCTCCCTCCTGATCCAGCTGCTCTGGGATAGGCCGGCTTTCCCTGGTCACACCCCTATTAGGACCAAGCCTGAGGCCACAGTTCCACCCACCAAGACAGCAGCCAAGAGCTCAGTGCTGCAAAGCATCTATG GAGGTTCTGTGGCCCGAAGGGGGCGCTCTCTCGGGGGTTCTCAGTCTCAGATACTACTGGACCTGTCACTACGCACACACAGCCAAT